A window of the Rhodoferax sp. GW822-FHT02A01 genome harbors these coding sequences:
- a CDS encoding HlyD family efflux transporter periplasmic adaptor subunit, whose amino-acid sequence MNKPKYLIPIALALAVGVAIAGYGWTHWRNTGPGPGFASGNGRIEATEIDIATKSPGRVVDILVGEGDLVTEGQTLAHMQIQSLEAQRDEARAHQRQAETAIASAEAQVAVRESDAAAAHAVVSAREAELDSAQRRLARSDDLSRDGAASQQELDDDRARVRSASAATAAARAQEAAAISAIAAARAQVASARAVALAGDATVARIQVEIDDGTLKAPRSGRVQYRVAQPGEVLGGGGKVLNLVDLSDVSMDFFVPETVAGKLAMGSEVHVVLDAAPQYVIPAKVSYVASTAQFTPKTVETASERQKLMFKVKAQIDRELLRKYLTQVKTGLPGVAWLKLDPQAAWPTELAVKVPQ is encoded by the coding sequence ATGAACAAACCCAAATACCTCATCCCCATTGCATTGGCCCTGGCCGTCGGCGTTGCCATCGCGGGCTATGGCTGGACCCATTGGCGCAACACCGGCCCCGGCCCGGGCTTTGCCAGCGGCAACGGCCGCATCGAAGCCACCGAGATCGACATCGCCACCAAGTCGCCAGGGCGCGTGGTCGATATCCTGGTGGGCGAAGGCGACCTGGTCACCGAAGGCCAGACCCTGGCCCACATGCAGATCCAGAGCCTGGAAGCCCAGCGCGATGAAGCCCGCGCCCACCAGCGCCAGGCCGAAACCGCCATAGCCAGCGCCGAGGCGCAGGTGGCCGTGCGCGAGAGCGATGCCGCTGCCGCCCATGCGGTGGTGAGCGCGCGTGAGGCCGAGCTGGATTCCGCCCAACGGCGCCTGGCCCGATCCGACGACCTCAGCCGCGACGGCGCCGCCTCGCAACAGGAGCTGGACGATGACCGTGCCCGCGTGCGCAGCGCCAGTGCCGCCACAGCGGCAGCGCGCGCACAGGAGGCTGCTGCCATCAGCGCCATTGCCGCAGCCCGTGCCCAGGTGGCCAGTGCCCGCGCCGTGGCCCTGGCGGGCGACGCCACCGTGGCGCGCATCCAGGTGGAGATTGACGACGGCACGCTCAAGGCGCCGCGCAGTGGCCGTGTGCAGTACCGCGTGGCCCAGCCGGGTGAGGTGCTGGGCGGTGGCGGCAAGGTGCTGAATCTGGTGGACCTGTCGGATGTGAGCATGGACTTCTTTGTGCCCGAAACCGTGGCCGGCAAACTGGCCATGGGCAGCGAGGTGCATGTGGTGCTGGACGCCGCGCCGCAGTACGTGATTCCGGCCAAGGTGTCGTATGTGGCGTCTACCGCGCAGTTCACCCCCAAGACGGTGGAGACCGCCAGCGAACGCCAGAAGCTGATGTTCAAGGTCAAGGCGCAGATAGACCGCGAGCTGCTGCGCAAGTACCTCACCCAGGTCAAGACCGGCCTGCCCGGCGTGGCATGGCTCAAGCTCGACCCGCAGGCCGCCTGGCCCACTGAGCTGGCGGTGAAGGTGCCTCAGTGA
- the rbbA gene encoding ribosome-associated ATPase/putative transporter RbbA encodes MTATIPAGACARLSKVSLKLGNTQALANITLDLPAGCRVGLIGPDGVGKSSLLSLLAGARAIQQGRVESLGVDMSSSANRDAVCPRIAYMPQGLGKNLYPTLSVEENLQFFGRLFGQSPAERRRRIDTLTGSTGLAPFLSRPAGKLSGGMKQKLGLCCALIHDPDLLILDEPTTGVDPLSRSQFWDLIDRIRAELPRMSVIVATAYMEEAERFDWLVAMDAGRVLATGTAAELRERTGSHTLEEAFIALLPEERRRGHQAVTVPPLGSAADAEIAIEAKGLTMRFGDFVAVDHVDFRIRRGEIFGFLGSNGCGKSTTMKMLTGLLVPTEGQAQLFGQPIDPQDLAIRQRVGYMSQGFSLYSELTVQQNLVLHARLFNVPEAEVAQRVQQMVERFGLHDVVDSLPESMPLGMRQRLSLAVATVHKPELLILDEPTSGVDPVARDMFWQLMIDLARKDGVTIFISTHFMNEAERCDRISLMHAGRVLVSDTPQAIVQQRGTATLEEAFISHLREAGGVEAEAQPASTSVGAPTAANPAATPAKRRGGFSLGRAWSYSMREALELQRDPVRATLALLGTAILMFIIGYGISLDVEDLSYAVLDRDQTVLSQNYALNLSGSRYFIEHAPITSDQDMDQRMRSGELSLAIEIPPGFARDLERGKPVSVAAWVDGAMPTRAETIRGYVQAMHIGWIAEQAALRFGIHMDTASQVETRYRYNPDVKSLPAMVPAVIPMLLMMIPAMLTALSVVREKELGSIINLYVTPVTRAEFLLGKQLPYIVLAMFNFALMTFLAATVFGVPVKGDLLTLTLAALLFVISATGFGLLASTFTKSQIAAMFVTMIGTLIPCVQFAGLLNPVSSLEGTGAFIGAIYPATHFLTISRGVFSKALDMTALGSAFWPLAAAIPVVLGLAIALLKKQEK; translated from the coding sequence GTGACTGCAACGATTCCGGCTGGCGCCTGCGCCCGCCTGAGCAAGGTCAGCCTGAAGCTGGGCAACACCCAGGCGCTGGCGAACATCACGCTGGACCTGCCCGCAGGCTGCCGTGTGGGGCTGATCGGGCCGGACGGTGTGGGCAAGTCCAGTCTGCTGTCGCTGCTGGCGGGTGCGCGCGCCATCCAGCAAGGGCGCGTTGAATCGCTGGGCGTGGACATGAGCAGCTCGGCCAACCGCGACGCCGTGTGCCCACGCATTGCCTACATGCCCCAAGGGCTGGGCAAGAACCTGTACCCCACGCTCTCGGTGGAAGAGAACCTGCAGTTCTTCGGCCGCCTGTTTGGCCAAAGCCCGGCCGAGCGCCGCCGCCGCATCGACACCCTGACCGGCAGCACCGGGCTTGCGCCCTTCCTGTCGCGGCCAGCGGGCAAGCTCTCGGGCGGCATGAAGCAGAAGCTGGGCCTGTGCTGCGCGCTGATCCACGACCCGGACCTGCTGATCCTGGACGAGCCCACCACCGGTGTGGACCCGCTGTCGCGCAGCCAGTTCTGGGACCTGATAGACCGCATACGCGCCGAGCTGCCGCGCATGAGCGTGATCGTGGCCACTGCCTACATGGAAGAGGCTGAGCGCTTTGACTGGCTGGTAGCCATGGACGCAGGCCGTGTGCTGGCCACCGGCACTGCCGCCGAACTGCGCGAGCGCACCGGCAGCCATACGCTGGAAGAGGCCTTCATCGCCCTGCTGCCCGAAGAGCGCAGGCGCGGCCACCAGGCTGTGACGGTGCCGCCGCTGGGCAGCGCCGCCGATGCCGAAATCGCCATCGAGGCCAAGGGCCTGACCATGCGCTTTGGTGACTTTGTGGCAGTGGACCATGTGGACTTCCGCATACGGCGTGGCGAGATATTCGGCTTTCTGGGCTCCAACGGTTGCGGCAAGTCCACCACCATGAAGATGCTCACCGGCCTGCTGGTGCCCACCGAAGGCCAGGCGCAGTTGTTCGGCCAGCCTATAGACCCGCAGGACCTGGCCATACGCCAGCGCGTGGGCTATATGTCGCAAGGCTTCTCGCTCTACAGCGAGCTCACCGTGCAGCAGAACCTGGTGCTGCATGCGCGGCTGTTCAATGTGCCCGAAGCCGAGGTGGCGCAGCGCGTGCAGCAGATGGTGGAGCGCTTTGGCCTGCACGACGTGGTGGACAGCCTGCCCGAGAGCATGCCGCTGGGCATGCGCCAGCGCCTGTCGCTGGCCGTGGCCACGGTGCACAAGCCCGAGCTGCTGATACTGGACGAGCCCACCTCGGGCGTGGACCCGGTGGCGCGCGACATGTTCTGGCAACTGATGATCGACCTGGCGCGCAAGGACGGCGTGACCATCTTCATCTCCACCCACTTCATGAACGAGGCCGAGCGCTGTGACCGCATCTCGCTCATGCATGCCGGGCGCGTGTTGGTGAGCGACACGCCCCAGGCCATCGTGCAGCAGCGCGGCACGGCCACCTTGGAGGAAGCTTTTATCAGCCATTTGCGTGAAGCCGGTGGTGTGGAGGCAGAAGCACAACCCGCCAGTACGTCCGTAGGCGCGCCCACTGCGGCAAACCCGGCCGCCACACCGGCCAAGCGCCGCGGCGGATTCAGTCTGGGCCGGGCCTGGAGCTATTCGATGCGCGAGGCGCTGGAACTACAGCGCGACCCGGTACGTGCCACGCTGGCGCTGCTGGGCACGGCCATCCTGATGTTCATCATTGGCTACGGCATCAGCCTGGATGTGGAGGACCTGAGCTACGCGGTGCTGGACCGCGACCAGACCGTGCTGAGCCAGAACTACGCGCTCAACCTGTCGGGCTCGCGTTACTTCATTGAGCACGCGCCCATCACCAGCGACCAGGACATGGACCAGCGCATGCGCAGTGGTGAACTCTCGCTGGCCATCGAAATACCGCCCGGCTTTGCGCGCGACCTGGAGCGCGGCAAGCCCGTGAGCGTGGCGGCCTGGGTGGACGGCGCCATGCCCACACGCGCGGAAACCATACGCGGCTACGTGCAGGCCATGCACATCGGCTGGATTGCCGAACAGGCGGCGCTGCGCTTTGGCATCCATATGGACACGGCCAGCCAGGTGGAAACACGCTACCGCTACAACCCCGATGTGAAGAGCCTGCCCGCCATGGTGCCAGCGGTGATCCCCATGCTGCTGATGATGATCCCGGCCATGCTGACGGCGCTGTCGGTGGTGCGCGAGAAGGAGCTGGGCTCCATCATCAACCTGTATGTGACGCCGGTGACCCGCGCCGAATTCCTGCTGGGCAAGCAGCTTCCCTACATCGTGCTGGCCATGTTCAACTTTGCGCTGATGACCTTTCTGGCGGCCACCGTGTTTGGTGTGCCGGTCAAAGGGGACTTGCTCACGCTCACGCTGGCGGCACTGCTGTTTGTGATCAGTGCTACCGGCTTTGGGCTGCTGGCCTCGACCTTTACCAAGAGCCAGATCGCGGCCATGTTTGTGACCATGATCGGAACGCTGATTCCCTGCGTGCAGTTTGCAGGTCTGCTCAACCCGGTGTCTTCACTGGAAGGCACGGGGGCCTTCATCGGAGCCATCTACCCGGCCACCCACTTCCTCACCATCAGCCGCGGCGTCTTCAGCAAGGCGCTGGACATGACGGCCCTGGGCAGCGCGTTCTGGCCGCTGGCGGCTGCCATTCCGGTGGTCCTGGGGCTTGCGATCGCGCTGCTGAAGAAACAGGAGAAGTAG
- a CDS encoding ABC transporter permease → MSRLSNIYRLGVKELWSLVRDPMMLVLIAYTFTVSIYVAATAMPESMHKASIAIVDEDGSPLSARIVSAFYPPHFNTPRLLNLKEMDAGMDSGDYTFVLDIPSGFQADVLAGRSPRIQLNVDATRMSQAFTGNAYIQQMVSDEVDEFARRYRVARTLPVDLNLHTRFNPNLEQAWFGSLMEIINNVTMLSIILTGAALIREREHGTIEHLLVMPLRPLEIMMAKVWSMGLVVWCAALIALVFVVQGTLHVPVQGSIALFMLVVAMHLFATTSMGIFLATVARSMPQFGMLLVLVLLPLQLLSGGMTPRESMPALVRDIMLFAPTTHFVSAAQAILYRGAGLDTVWTSLLAIAAIGAVLFSASLARFRKTISQVA, encoded by the coding sequence ATGAGCCGGCTGAGCAACATCTACCGCCTGGGCGTCAAGGAGCTGTGGAGCCTGGTGCGCGACCCCATGATGCTGGTGCTGATCGCCTACACCTTCACGGTGTCGATCTATGTGGCGGCAACGGCCATGCCCGAGTCGATGCACAAGGCGTCCATTGCCATCGTGGATGAAGACGGCTCGCCGTTGTCGGCGCGCATCGTGTCGGCCTTCTACCCACCCCACTTCAATACGCCGCGCCTGCTGAACCTGAAGGAGATGGACGCCGGCATGGACAGCGGTGACTACACCTTTGTGCTGGACATCCCCTCGGGCTTTCAGGCGGACGTGCTGGCCGGGCGCTCGCCGCGCATCCAGCTCAATGTGGATGCCACCCGCATGAGCCAGGCCTTTACCGGCAACGCCTATATCCAGCAGATGGTGAGCGACGAGGTGGACGAGTTCGCGCGCCGCTACCGAGTGGCACGCACGCTGCCGGTGGACCTGAACCTGCACACCCGCTTCAACCCCAACCTGGAGCAGGCCTGGTTTGGCTCCTTGATGGAGATCATCAACAACGTCACCATGCTCTCCATCATCCTGACCGGTGCAGCCCTGATCCGCGAACGTGAGCACGGCACCATCGAGCACTTGCTGGTGATGCCGCTGCGACCGCTGGAGATCATGATGGCCAAGGTCTGGTCCATGGGCCTGGTGGTGTGGTGTGCCGCGCTGATTGCCCTGGTCTTCGTCGTGCAGGGCACGCTGCACGTTCCGGTACAGGGTTCGATTGCCCTCTTCATGCTGGTGGTGGCCATGCACCTGTTTGCCACCACGTCCATGGGTATCTTCCTGGCCACAGTGGCGCGCTCCATGCCGCAATTCGGCATGCTGCTGGTGCTGGTGCTGTTGCCGCTGCAACTGCTCTCGGGCGGCATGACGCCCCGGGAAAGCATGCCAGCCCTGGTGCGCGACATCATGTTGTTTGCCCCCACCACCCACTTTGTGTCAGCCGCCCAGGCCATTCTGTACCGCGGTGCCGGGCTGGACACGGTCTGGACTTCACTGCTGGCGATTGCCGCCATCGGAGCGGTGCTGTTCAGCGCTTCCCTGGCCCGCTTTCGCAAGACCATCAGCCAGGTCGCATAA
- a CDS encoding flagellar protein FlaG — MSTIVSSASTSLAGSLAAPLAGVRVPATALPAATPVTQTDQTNSANTSAKSGTPGQEELKKLVTEMQSKVAQTASDLEFSIDKESGKSIVKVTERASKQVIWQFPSEQALQVTRELDRYLGAFLNRTA; from the coding sequence GTGTCTACCATCGTTTCGTCCGCGAGCACGTCCCTGGCTGGCAGCCTGGCTGCGCCGCTCGCAGGTGTGCGCGTGCCGGCAACGGCACTGCCCGCCGCGACACCGGTCACCCAGACGGATCAGACAAACTCTGCCAATACGTCCGCCAAGTCCGGCACGCCCGGACAGGAGGAGCTGAAGAAGCTGGTCACAGAGATGCAGTCCAAAGTCGCGCAGACGGCTTCCGATCTGGAGTTTTCCATCGACAAGGAAAGCGGCAAGTCCATCGTCAAGGTGACGGAGCGCGCTTCCAAGCAGGTGATCTGGCAGTTCCCGTCGGAACAGGCCTTGCAGGTCACTCGGGAGCTGGACCGTTATCTGGGCGCATTCCTGAACCGGACTGCGTAA
- a CDS encoding fumarylacetoacetate hydrolase family protein, protein MQPIAMPTSPFLPDDLYTGTLVTRIWNPAGIGGPSVAVIREDAVYDLSGHVATMSALLEAEEPVVWVRSWAGYRVGTLEEVLANSTEATRDPGKPYFLSPCDLQVIKAAGVTFATSMIERVIEEKAGGDASRAQDIRAQVVAHIGSDLAAIKPGSAQAMQLKAALQAQGIWSQYLEVGIGPDAEVFTKAPVLSSVGTGSDVGIRSDSHWNNPEPEVVLAVNSRGVIQGACLGNDVNLRDIEGRSALLLGKAKDNNASCALGPFIRLFDESFDLDHVRRQVVQLQVSGEDGFVLLGSSSMDQISRDPLELVQQTLGAHQYPDGFMLFMGTLFAPTQDRDQPGGGFTHHLGDVVRIQSPHLGALCNRVTHCEQAAPWQFGLGAFFANLAKRGLLLNEDI, encoded by the coding sequence ATGCAACCGATCGCCATGCCCACATCCCCCTTCCTTCCCGACGACCTCTACACCGGCACCCTGGTAACCCGCATCTGGAATCCCGCAGGCATTGGCGGGCCATCGGTGGCGGTGATCCGTGAAGACGCGGTGTATGACCTGAGCGGCCACGTGGCCACCATGAGTGCTTTGCTGGAGGCGGAGGAACCGGTGGTGTGGGTGCGCAGCTGGGCCGGGTACCGGGTAGGCACGCTGGAAGAGGTGCTGGCCAACAGCACCGAGGCCACGCGTGATCCGGGCAAACCGTACTTTCTCTCGCCCTGCGACCTGCAGGTCATCAAGGCGGCGGGTGTCACCTTTGCCACCAGCATGATCGAGCGGGTCATCGAAGAGAAAGCGGGTGGCGACGCCAGCCGGGCGCAGGACATCCGTGCCCAGGTGGTAGCCCATATCGGCAGCGATCTGGCGGCCATCAAACCGGGTTCGGCACAGGCCATGCAGCTCAAGGCGGCTTTGCAGGCGCAGGGCATCTGGTCGCAGTATCTGGAGGTGGGCATTGGCCCGGACGCCGAGGTGTTCACCAAGGCGCCGGTGCTGTCCTCGGTGGGCACGGGCAGCGACGTGGGCATACGCTCCGACTCGCACTGGAACAACCCCGAGCCCGAGGTGGTGCTGGCGGTCAACAGCCGCGGCGTGATCCAGGGCGCATGCCTGGGCAATGACGTCAACCTGCGCGACATCGAGGGCCGTAGCGCGCTGCTATTGGGCAAGGCCAAAGACAACAACGCCTCCTGTGCGCTGGGGCCGTTTATCCGCTTGTTTGACGAGAGCTTCGACCTGGATCACGTGCGCCGCCAGGTGGTGCAACTGCAGGTGAGTGGAGAAGACGGCTTTGTGCTGCTGGGCAGCAGCTCGATGGACCAGATCAGTCGCGACCCGCTGGAACTGGTGCAGCAGACCCTGGGCGCGCATCAATACCCGGACGGCTTCATGCTGTTCATGGGCACTCTGTTTGCGCCCACGCAGGACCGCGATCAGCCGGGCGGCGGCTTTACCCACCACCTGGGTGATGTGGTGCGTATCCAGAGTCCGCATCTGGGCGCGCTGTGCAACCGCGTGACCCATTGCGAGCAGGCCGCCCCCTGGCAGTTTGGCCTGGGCGCTTTCTTCGCCAACTTGGCCAAGCGCGGACTTCTTCTCAACGAAGATATCTGA
- a CDS encoding SDR family oxidoreductase: MQTIHCVFITGAATGIGRAAARLFSKQGWFVGLADIDTAGLKALGEELGEAHCLTMALDVRDADAWHTALASFHRATGRLDVLLNNAGILISGPLEANTLERHQAVLDVNVKGVLNGCQLAKPYLQSTPGSRVINMSSAAAVYGQASLATYSASKFAVRALTEALNIEWQKDGIRVMDVMPLFVQTDMVTNMNARSIERMGVRLTTQDVARTIYAAATYQGSFGKVHWPVGFMATWLFRLTALGPDRLSRFVASRLAA; this comes from the coding sequence ATGCAAACCATACACTGTGTCTTCATCACCGGCGCCGCCACCGGCATTGGCCGCGCAGCTGCGCGGCTGTTCAGCAAGCAAGGCTGGTTTGTCGGCTTGGCCGATATCGACACGGCGGGCTTGAAAGCGCTGGGCGAGGAACTGGGTGAGGCCCATTGCCTGACCATGGCGCTGGATGTGCGCGACGCAGATGCCTGGCACACGGCACTTGCCAGCTTTCACAGAGCCACAGGCCGCCTGGATGTGCTGCTCAACAATGCCGGCATCCTGATCTCCGGCCCCTTGGAAGCCAATACGCTGGAGCGCCACCAGGCGGTGCTGGACGTCAATGTCAAAGGCGTGCTCAACGGCTGCCAACTGGCCAAGCCCTATCTGCAGTCCACACCGGGCAGCCGCGTCATCAACATGTCGTCTGCTGCGGCGGTGTACGGTCAGGCCTCTTTGGCAACCTACTCGGCCAGCAAGTTCGCCGTGCGCGCACTGACCGAGGCGCTGAACATCGAGTGGCAGAAAGACGGCATCCGCGTGATGGACGTCATGCCCCTGTTCGTGCAAACCGACATGGTGACCAACATGAACGCACGCAGCATCGAGCGCATGGGTGTGCGCCTCACCACACAGGATGTCGCACGCACCATCTACGCCGCCGCCACCTACCAGGGCAGCTTTGGCAAGGTGCACTGGCCGGTTGGCTTCATGGCGACCTGGCTGTTCCGGTTGACGGCACTGGGGCCGGATCGGCTCAGCCGCTTTGTGGCGAGCCGGCTGGCGGCCTGA
- a CDS encoding aldehyde dehydrogenase family protein, translated as MTSTTNLHTVTPTAHMQAVFERQAATALRLRSSTAAERIAKIRKLREAVIAHTEDWYQAAYADFKKPPGEVDLAEILPVCVEANDAIRNLRRWMKPKRVWPTMLTLGTTSHVQYLPRGRCLIIGPFNYPVNLTLGPLVSAIAAGNTVIVKPSELTPHLSGLIAKVVREVFTEDEVAVFQGEADVAQALQALPFDHVFFTGSPAIGKHVMAAAAKNLSSVTLELGGKSPTIVDASADLKLAAVNIMWSKFANAGQTCIAPDHVYVHHSVKEQWVDLCRQELRKAYGASLGEQQNSLGLTHMVNARHTTRVKALLDDATARGAKALAGGGVVEDACFVQPTLLDGIPADASIMQEEIFGPLLPVIGFGNLDEVISSINAGPKPLALYVYSRNPSAIDQILTQTASGGACVNHALLQFLHARLPFGGVNNSGIGNAHGHYGFKAFSHERGVVRTQFSLAATLFRAGPVPPLVRKLLKTFIRWV; from the coding sequence ATGACATCCACCACCAACCTCCACACCGTCACCCCGACCGCGCACATGCAAGCGGTCTTTGAACGCCAGGCCGCCACGGCACTGCGATTGCGCAGCTCCACTGCAGCTGAGCGCATCGCCAAGATCCGCAAGCTGCGCGAGGCCGTCATTGCCCATACCGAAGACTGGTACCAGGCTGCCTACGCCGATTTCAAAAAGCCGCCCGGCGAGGTGGACCTGGCCGAAATACTGCCCGTGTGTGTGGAGGCCAATGACGCCATCCGCAACCTGCGCCGCTGGATGAAACCCAAGCGCGTGTGGCCCACGATGCTCACGCTGGGCACCACCAGCCACGTGCAGTACCTGCCGCGCGGCAGGTGCCTGATCATCGGCCCGTTCAACTACCCGGTGAACCTGACGCTGGGCCCGCTGGTGTCGGCCATTGCGGCGGGCAATACCGTCATCGTGAAACCTTCGGAACTGACTCCGCATCTCTCCGGCCTGATTGCCAAGGTGGTGCGCGAGGTATTCACCGAGGATGAGGTCGCGGTCTTTCAAGGCGAGGCCGATGTCGCGCAAGCCCTGCAGGCGCTGCCCTTTGACCATGTGTTCTTTACCGGCAGCCCGGCCATCGGCAAGCATGTGATGGCCGCCGCGGCCAAAAATCTCAGCAGTGTCACCCTGGAGCTGGGCGGCAAGAGCCCGACCATCGTGGATGCCAGCGCCGATCTGAAGCTGGCCGCCGTCAACATCATGTGGTCCAAATTTGCCAACGCGGGCCAGACTTGCATTGCGCCCGACCACGTGTATGTGCACCACAGCGTCAAGGAACAGTGGGTGGATTTGTGCCGGCAGGAGCTGCGCAAAGCCTATGGCGCCAGCCTGGGCGAGCAGCAGAACAGCCTGGGCCTGACCCACATGGTGAACGCACGCCACACCACCCGTGTGAAAGCCTTGCTGGACGATGCCACGGCACGTGGCGCCAAGGCCTTGGCCGGTGGCGGTGTGGTGGAGGATGCCTGCTTTGTGCAGCCTACCTTGCTGGATGGCATTCCTGCGGACGCGTCCATCATGCAGGAGGAGATCTTCGGCCCGCTGCTTCCCGTGATTGGCTTTGGCAATCTGGATGAGGTGATCTCCAGCATCAATGCCGGCCCCAAGCCGCTGGCCCTCTATGTGTACAGCCGCAACCCATCGGCCATCGACCAGATACTGACGCAGACCGCCTCTGGTGGCGCCTGTGTCAACCATGCTCTGCTGCAGTTCCTGCATGCGCGCCTGCCGTTTGGTGGAGTGAATAACTCCGGCATTGGCAATGCCCACGGCCACTACGGCTTCAAGGCCTTCAGCCACGAGCGCGGCGTGGTGCGCACGCAGTTCTCGCTGGCGGCAACGCTGTTCCGGGCGGGCCCGGTTCCGCCTCTGGTGCGCAAGCTCCTGAAGACCTTCATCCGTTGGGTATGA
- a CDS encoding GMC family oxidoreductase: MSNIPDPILEGLQRGWKVLGGKHAPLPEHITCDVAIIGSGAGAGITAELLTKAGLNVVIVEEGQLQSSSDFKQRELQAYAALYQENAGRKTKDKGITILQGRSVGGTTTVNWTSSFRTPPDTLKFWQDHFGLKDFTPEALEPFFSQAQTRLNIHPWEAAPNENNELLRRGAAKLGIKAETIPRNVKGCYNLGSCGMGCPTNAKQSMLVTTIPFALDHGATLLVETRAEKLVFDGNRVTGMQCIAVKPNAAPVQAGTVSTTIAAKHYVLAGGAINSPALLLRSKAPDPHKQLGTRTFLHPVAITTAVMKDAVEAWNGAPQSIYSDHFLHTQPVDGPIGFKLEVAPLHPMFFGANLPGFGAKQAELLRQYPHANVMLALMRDGFHDQSVGGTVELRGDGSPLLDYPLTDYVMDGARRAMLVMAQIQFEAGATMVYPGHELAGGTSTWAATKAAIEALPMKPLLTKIGSAHVMGGCGLGGDASLGVTRPDGVHWQLDNLSIHDGSIFPTSIGANPQLSIYGNVNRLAQALAKRLSGKDVVLA, encoded by the coding sequence ATGAGCAACATTCCCGATCCCATCCTGGAAGGCCTGCAACGCGGCTGGAAAGTCCTAGGCGGCAAGCACGCGCCACTGCCCGAACACATCACCTGCGACGTGGCCATCATCGGCTCGGGTGCAGGTGCCGGCATCACCGCCGAGCTGCTGACCAAGGCCGGGCTGAACGTCGTCATCGTTGAAGAAGGGCAGCTCCAATCCAGCTCCGACTTCAAGCAGCGCGAACTGCAGGCCTATGCCGCGCTCTACCAGGAAAACGCCGGGCGCAAGACCAAGGACAAGGGCATCACCATCCTGCAGGGCCGCAGCGTGGGTGGCACCACCACGGTCAACTGGACCAGCTCGTTTCGCACGCCGCCTGACACGCTCAAGTTTTGGCAGGACCACTTCGGCCTCAAGGACTTCACACCCGAGGCGCTGGAGCCCTTCTTCAGCCAGGCGCAGACGCGGCTGAACATTCACCCCTGGGAAGCCGCGCCCAACGAGAACAACGAGCTGCTGCGCCGTGGCGCTGCCAAGCTGGGCATCAAGGCCGAAACCATTCCGCGCAACGTCAAGGGTTGCTACAACCTGGGTTCCTGCGGCATGGGCTGTCCCACCAATGCCAAGCAGTCCATGCTGGTCACCACCATTCCGTTTGCGCTGGACCATGGCGCCACGCTGCTGGTGGAGACGCGGGCTGAAAAACTGGTCTTCGATGGCAACCGTGTAACCGGCATGCAGTGCATCGCCGTCAAGCCCAACGCTGCTCCGGTGCAAGCAGGCACAGTCTCCACCACCATCGCGGCCAAGCACTATGTGCTGGCGGGTGGTGCCATCAACTCGCCGGCGCTGCTGCTGCGCTCCAAGGCGCCGGACCCGCACAAGCAGCTGGGCACACGCACCTTTTTGCATCCGGTGGCCATCACCACCGCCGTCATGAAGGATGCGGTGGAAGCCTGGAACGGCGCGCCGCAGTCCATCTACTCCGACCACTTCCTGCACACCCAGCCGGTGGACGGACCCATAGGCTTCAAGCTGGAAGTGGCGCCGCTGCATCCCATGTTTTTCGGCGCCAACCTGCCGGGCTTTGGCGCCAAGCAGGCGGAACTGCTGCGCCAGTACCCGCATGCCAATGTGATGCTGGCGCTCATGCGCGACGGCTTTCATGATCAGTCGGTGGGTGGCACGGTGGAACTGCGCGGTGACGGCTCGCCCCTGCTGGACTATCCGCTGACCGACTATGTAATGGACGGTGCCCGCCGCGCCATGCTGGTCATGGCGCAGATCCAGTTTGAAGCAGGCGCCACCATGGTCTACCCCGGCCACGAGCTGGCTGGCGGCACCAGCACCTGGGCCGCGACCAAGGCTGCCATTGAGGCGCTGCCCATGAAGCCGCTGCTCACCAAGATCGGCAGCGCACATGTCATGGGCGGCTGCGGTCTGGGTGGAGATGCATCATTGGGCGTGACACGGCCCGATGGCGTCCATTGGCAGCTCGACAATCTGTCCATTCACGACGGCTCCATCTTCCCCACCAGCATCGGCGCCAATCCGCAGCTCTCCATCTACGGCAACGTCAATCGCCTGGCTCAGGCCCTTGCCAAACGCCTGAGCGGCAAGGACGTGGTGCTGGCATGA